In Strigops habroptila isolate Jane chromosome 4, bStrHab1.2.pri, whole genome shotgun sequence, a single genomic region encodes these proteins:
- the LOC115606219 gene encoding carbohydrate sulfotransferase 8-like, translating to MNQKVLIFLLPNFIFGIFLFGFFCKRQKNLTGGFPDPAEDWLAIQNDRKSTLASVCLKNSLLKLRSKLDSQVASQLFVEHRHKFIYCEVPKVGCSNWKRTIFLLQADLNAEASEIEHDHIHQTSVIKRLVAYPPAMQKQFLNNYTKVMFTRHPFERLVSAYRDKLLHSEPFYSGTVADEIKAMFRKNKNSSGKVSFQEFVNFIVAKPPNSLDIHWKPMFLLCDPCNIHYDILGKYETLRLDSEHVLEAIGAPKSLHFPDLKRYGSEKRTNGDITLEYLRQLNSEQIEKIKKLYQMDFFLFNYTMEYEDYFSLND from the exons ATGAACCAGAAGGTGttaattttccttctcccaaattttatttttgggatatttctttttggctttttttgtaaGAGGCAAAAAAACCTAACAG GTGGTTTTCCTGATCCCGCTGAAGACTGGCTGGCAATTCAGAATGATCGCAAAAGCACACTGGCTTCTGTCTGTCTGAAGAACAGTCTCCTCAAATTAAGAAGCAAATTGGATTCTCAGGTTGCAAGCCAGCTCTTTGTGGAGCACAGACATAAATTTATCTACTGTGAGGTGCCCAAGGTAGGCTGCTCCAACTGGAAGagaactatttttcttctccaagcagACTTAAATGCTGAAGCTTCTGAAATTGAGCATGACCACATCCACCAAACCTCGGTGATCAAGAGGCTGGTGGCTTACCCTCCTGCCATGCAAAAACAATTTCTGAACAATTACACCAAAGTGATGTTCACCAGACATCCCTTTGAACGGCTGGTTTCAGCTTACAGAGACAAACTTCTGCACTCTGAGCCATTCTACAGTGGCACTGTTGCTGATGAGATTAAGGCAatgttcaggaaaaacaaaaattcgTCTGGAAAAGTGAGTTTCCAGGAGTTTGTCAATTTCATTGTAGCAAAACCACCAAATAGTCTTGACATTCACTGGAAACCGATGTTTCTGCTCTGTGATCCTTGCAACATTCACTATGATATTCTGGGTAAGTACGAAACTCTTAGGTTAGATTCTGAGCATGTTCTGGAGGCCATTGGAGCACCAAAGAGCCTGCACTTCCCCGACTTGAAGAGGTATGGCTCGGAGAAACGAACTAATGGTGATATCACTTTGGAGTACCTCAGACAGTTGAACTCAGAACAAATTGAGAAGATCAAAAAATTGTatcaaatggattttttcttATTCAACTATACTATGGAATATGAGGATTATTTTTCCCTGAATGACTAA